One Triticum dicoccoides isolate Atlit2015 ecotype Zavitan chromosome 3B, WEW_v2.0, whole genome shotgun sequence genomic window, GGTcgaccgatgaggtgaaaaccccaTCAAACAGCCGCATGACATCGCCGGCAACTGTCGCCCAGGCAGCCTGGTAGAACGCCGGCCCCAAGCCATCTGGCCCTGGGGCACTGGTCCTTTCGAGGGCACGTACTGCTGCGTGGACCTCCGGCAGCGTGAACGGAGCAACGAGCATGTCGCCGTCCACCCTCGGCAACCCCTCGTACAGCGCCCGGATGTCGAAGCGCCACTCCGGCTCCCCCGCCGTGCCCAACAGATTGGTGAAGAAGGCGTGAAGGGCTTCCGCCTTGGCGGCGTGGCCGACGACCACCGTGCCGCCCACGTCAAGCGCCTGAATCCGGTTAACCCGGAATCGTTGGGAGGCCTGAGCATGGAAGAACCTGGTATTTTCGTCTCCCTCGCGTACCCTCCGGAACTTCCCCCTCTGGCGCCAGAACAAAGCCTGTTGGCGCACCGAGAGGGCAAGGGCGGACCGGGCATCCCCACGGAGGGCACCCTCATCACCTGAAAGCACACGGTGTTCCTCCAGGAAGTCAAATAGCTCAATGATAAATCTGCAGTTATTATCGTATTGGGGGACAAACCGGTGATTTGCTTTCCAAACCTTTGCCGCGTGGCGGAAGCACTTGACCCTAGCAGCGATATCCTTAGCACCGTCCGGAACACGGCTGGGACAAGCCCAAGAGGTGGAGGTGGaagggaggaagagagggtcgagcAGCCACTTGTTCTCGAACCGGAACTGACGCGAGACAGGGATCAGGGTGGAGGCGACAACTATGAGGGGGAAGTGATCCGAGGTCACGCGAGGCCGCGAGGTCAACGTAGAGTTTGGGAGGGTAGCGTCCCAGTCAGTGTTGAAAAAGGCGCGGTCCAGGCGAGCCAGGGTCGAAGGGGTGCGGCGGTTCGTCCAGGTGAACAGACGGTCGGAGAGGGGCAGCTCAAGCCACGACAAGGCGGCGATGAGGGCATTGAACCGGGAGGCGAGGGAGGCGCAGAAGTTGGAGTTGTTCTTCTCCTCCGGGTATCTAATGAGGTTAAAGTCTCCGAGAGAGAGCCAAGCCCCCTGAACTTGGGGAGCTAGGGAGATCATTTCGTCAATGAAATCCTGTGTGAATGAGTGGTCGGACGGCGCATAGATGTTGGAGATGGTGAAGTAGAGGTCGGAAGAGGTTGAAGCGAGGGTAGTGGTTAAGGCGTAACGCCCGGCAAGCACAGCGACTAGAGAAAGAGCGTTGGGGTCCCAGGCGGTTACCAGCCCCCCGCGCGAGCCGTCGGCCGGAGCACACTCAAAAGTAGCCATGCGAGGAGGGAGGAAAGATTTGGCCTTAAGATGGGACACAAAGGAGAGTTTTGTTTCCTGGATACATGCCACCAGAGGGTTAGCGTCATTGATAGCATTTCGGACAAGCCCACATTTGTCCACGTCCCCGAGCCCCTGGATGTTCCAGGACATGATGGACATGGAAAGGTGACTTGTACTATCCATAAACAAGGAAAGCACCAACAATTAAACTGAAACACAGGCACGCGTGGGCAACACAGAAGCCTGGCTGAGTCCGGAGACAAGCAGCAACCACACACAATAGGAAGGAAAAGATACAGGCGCCGGAGGAGTACATGCCATCCGGCCGGAGGGAGAACATAGACGGCGTGCTAATCATCAACAACAGTAGACACCGAAGCATGAGGGATAGCGGCCGCCGCACGGAGATCGGACACAGCATTCATTCCCAGGGGCTTGAGCACGGCCGCGACCACGTTGCGTTTGATAGCATTGGCACGGAGCGCCGGCGAGCACCCCTTGAGAGCGTCCTTGAGCGCACGCTGCCTGATGGCTTTCGCAGTCATGGAGACGCAGAGCGCGGGCTCCTTGTCTGCAAGGCGTTGGCTGAACCGAGCCGGAGGAGCATTTGCCGCCAGGGACGAGGAGGCTCCGTCCGTCGTGCATGCGCCATGCAACACGGATATGGGACCCGGGCCTGGAATCGCTTTTGGGCCCAGGGAAGTTGTGTCAGACGTTGGGCCATTCTGGAGAGCAGGCCCACCGTCGTGCACGTCCCCGACAAGTTCGGCGATGACAACAGTCGAAGCCGCTGTCGCAGTTGGGGGtgcaggagggggaggggcgccatGCAACCTTAGAAGGAAAGCTAGCTCCCTCCCGCCTCCTCCCTGCCCATGCTGACGAGGCGGCTCCTGACGAGGGGCCGGGGCCGGCCAGCCCAACGGGTGGCCGTGAAGAGGCACCCGGGCGCCGTTGTGGGCGAAGGGTGGCGGCGGAGGCAAGCCGAAGAACGGGATGTAAACGCCGTTGCGGTCGAAGGAGTCCTCTTGCGGCCAGACCACGAGGGTGCGGATCGAGACCACCCGGGAGCCCCACACCCCGCCCCTAGGCCAAACATCGCAGGGCACATCGCGCGCGTGCTCGATGAGGAGGACGACGCGCACGGCGGAGAGGTCCTCGCCGGAGAGGACCCTATGGTCAATCTCGACGAGGTCGCCGAAGCCAGAGAAGGCCCTGGCAATCCCGACGGGGTTGATGTGCTCGGCGGGGAAGCGGGTAGCTGAGATGAAGGCAAGCGCCCGCGCCCTAGGAGGGaccctgtccgcctcctcctcccgttCAAAGCGAATGCGAGCGCCCTCGAAGGGAAGCTCTCGCAGCGCTACGCAGGCTTCCCGGTCATCGCTGGAGTTGAAGCGGAGGTACATCGCTCCGATGGAGGAGCCGACGGTGTCGAAAAAAAGGTGAGGGGCAGCGTCCATCAGGGCGTCGCGAACGGCGGCAGTGGGAGAGGAAAAGGCCCCGGGAGGCTCGATGAATACCACGGCAAGACGCCTGGCCGCCGCCAGGTCACCAGTGGGCATGAACACCTCGAGGAAGTGCGGCCGCTCCGACTCCGCGGCGAGGGAGGGAGCACGCTTGGCGGACTCGGCCTCCGAGCCAGAAACCGAAGAGGCCGCCGAGCCCGAGGGGACCAGCTGCCCATCACTGTCAAAGACAGGAGTGGCGCCGGAGTGCGCGGAGAAGCCCGAGCCCGAGCCCTCGGAACTCGTCGGGGCCGCCCGGCGCTGCAGCCCCTGAGCCAACGCGAACCGCACCGGGGAGGGCGGGGACAGACGCTGGCAAGGAGAGGAGGCAGGGGAGGACGCCCCTGAGCTGTGGGGGGAAGTGCGGATGGTGCGAAGGCGAGGCAAGGTTGGAGGGGCGCGCAAGCTCCCGGGACCCCGGAGGAGGCAAAGCGTGTTTGCCGAAGAACCGCCTGAGGAACGAGAGCTCTCACCGATCTGAAACCGGGCGGGGGAAAGGCTGCAAGGCGGGCTGGCTGGGAGGGGAGGGGTGGGCAGGGCGGAAGGGAAAGGCGTGGAGGGGCGGCGTTCACCAGCCGCAACGGTCGCATCCGAGGGTGGTGGTGAGGGGGGTGGAAGGGNNNNNNNNNNNNNNNNNNNNNNNNNNNNNNNNNNNNNNNNNNNNNNNNNNNNNNNNNNNNNNNNNNNNNNNNNNNNNNNNNNNNNNNNNNNNNNNNNNNNNNNNNNNNNNNNNNNNNNNNNNNNNNNNNNNNNNNNNNNNNNNNNNNNNNNNNNNNNNNNNNNNNNNNNNNNNNNNNNNNNNNNNNNNNNNNNNNNNNNNNNNNNNNNNNNNNNNNNNNNNNNNNNNNNNNNNNNNNNNNNNNNNNNNNNNNNNNNNNNNNNNNNNNNNNNNNNNNNNNNNNNNNNNNNNNNNNNNNNNNNNNNNNNNNNNNNNNNNNNNNNNNNNNNNNNNNNNNNNNNNNNNNNNNNNNNNNNNNNNNNNNNNNNNNNNNNNNNNNNNNNNNNNNNNNNNNNNNNNNNNNNNNNNNNNNNNNNNNNNNNNNNNNNNNNNNNNNNNNNNNNNNNNNNNNNNNNNNNNNNNNNNNNTGCACCCCCTGCAGCAGACTGGATCGCGGCAATCGACGACACGGTGCTCCGCGGAGAGGCACCGGAAGCAACCAGAGAGCGAGCGcaggggggagggggcggaggAGTGTAGGGAGGGGGTGAGGCGGGGGGGGAGCAGGAGGGTCTGCAGATAAGAAAGACGGGGAGGAGGTGAGGGAGGGGCGTCTGAGAGCACCTCATTGATGGTCGCGTTGATGGCCGCGGCGGGGGGCAGCTCGTCGATGGGACGGGAGGGGCTAGACGCCGAGCACGCGGCTAGGCCGGTCGCAGCGGGCTCGAGGGGAGGCTGCACGCCTGGTTGCAGGGGATGGGCAGGGGCCTCAGCAACCAGAGATCTATCTGACACGACGCATGGATATGGATTGCAGCAGCAGCCTAGGCCCTCTCGCCACGGATGCGGCGGGCGAGctggatgtccttgggcatgatgGTGACGCGCTTGGCGTGGATGGCGCAGAGGTTGGTGTCCTCGAAGAGGCCCACGAGGTAGGCCTCGGCGGCCTCCTGCAGGGCGGAGACGGCGGAGGACTGGAAGCGGAGGTCGGTCTTGAAGTCCTAGGCGATCTCCCGGACGAGGCGCTGGAAGGGGAGCTTGCGGATGAGCAGCTCCGTGCTCTTATGGTACTTGCGGATCTCACCGAGCGCGACGGTGCCGGAGCTAAGCGGTGGGGCTTCTTCACGCCGCCGGTGGCCGGGGCGGACTTGCGGGCGGCCTTGGTCGCCAGCTGCTTCCTCGGCGCCTTGCCGCCGGTGGACTTCCTCGCCGTCTGCTTGGTGCGGGCCATGTCGTCGATGCGCGGGGAGGTTGAGGAGGTTCTGGTGCTTGGGGGTTGGGAAGATTTGagtgaggcctcctttggtttatagGATTTTTATAGGAATTTTGTAGGATAGGATATTTGTAGGAAATAATCCTTTGGAGGCCTTTGGTTCACAGGAATGTCATCCTATTTCTGTACAGGATTTCTTCCTTTCCTTCACGTTTTGCAGGAACGGAAAAAAGAGGTCCAACCTAATGGAAAACTTCCTGGCGCGAACGACGCGCGCGGCCGCAACTGTTCCCTCCCTTTTTTTCGCTCGGCCGCTTCACTCACCTGCGCACAAATagagagagggaggggaaaagAAGCAAAATCGACATGTCCagccgcccctcctctcctcacACAGAGCGGCGCAGCTCCAACCTTGAAGATCGACCGGCAGGGAGGACGGCGGCAGACGGCCGCGCGACGCGACCACATCCAGGCGGCGGGCGGGAACCACCGGCAAGCTGGAGCATCTACCGTCGACCAGCTAGCCACCAAGCCCCAGCGGCATCCATCTGCCGCAAGTCTCTTCAGGTACGATTCTATCTTTCCCTCTCTATTGATTTTCAGATCTGGTGCTAATTAATGGAGAAATAGCCCTGTCCATCTTGCCGGTGTGAGATGCCCCTAGAAATCCCCCGTATCATGAGTCTCTAGTCCAGCCCAATCCCAAGATTTTTTAGGAAAGGGCCCAACAAAAATTAGACGCACAGTCCTAATCTAATTGCTCAGTTTGCTAGCTTTTAGAGTCCTAATCTAATAGCACAGATGTATAGCTGGTGCCGTCCATCACGGGAGCAGTTCTTGTGTTCCCTACTTGTACTCTTGTAACTCTGACCAGGCAATACAATTGATTGTGGCTTGACTCATCTCTCAGCTCTCACTAGTCCCATTATATGTCTTATTAAAACGTAATTTCTTTTATTACATAACAGTACATATTTTACTATCTCACTAGTCCCACTAATAATACGATTCAGTTTCTTCAGATGGATGATCAAGGCAGGATGATAGACTTTGGTATTCAAGGCCATGAGTTCAGTCAAAGGACTACAATACCTTGTCCAAATATTGGTCACCATCAGGACAATGGTACACTTTCTCTTATTCTTATTCAATTTAATATGGTAAAATTTAATCATGGAAACACAATTGCATAATGTTCAATATATTCAAGGACTTGATGACCTGGAGTTTACTCAAGGAGCTACAGGACACCAAACAAATATTGGTCAGGACAATGGTATTGATTCTCTTATTCTTGGTTAAGTTAATTTGGTGAAATTAATACGGAAGCACAATAGCATAATATTTTGTGTATTTCAGGACTTGATGACTTGGAGTTCAGTCAAAGGATCATAGGACGCCGTCCTAATTTTGGTACGCTGCAGCGTTGTGATGACCTCGACTTTGACCAAAGGAGTGCAAGGCAGCATGAGGATAGTGGTACAAAATCTCTTAATCTCAGTCTTGTTAATGTGGTGAATTACTGAAATTTAATCATGGAAGCACAATTGCATATTATGTAATATAGCTCCTTGTTAATTGTGCATGGCGAAGATTGAATAGTTCTCTACGATTCCGCGGCCTTTGACGTACTTGTGCTTGTTCTTGCAAATGGTATCTAGTTCCACGGTATGGGGCAAGAAACTGTGGTGTGTTTGCATAGCCCGCATCTACAAGATAATATTTACCATGAGGTACCTGAAATCCATGGTTAAGTGCATCTTGGAGAACCCTTGCATCCGAGGCTGATCCTTCCCAGCCAGGATGCACATGCACAAACCTCAAATCAAA contains:
- the LOC119281091 gene encoding uncharacterized protein LOC119281091, with translation MDDQGRMIDFGIQGHEFSQRTTIPCPNIGHHQDNGLDDLEFTQGATGHQTNIGQDNGLDDLEFSQRIIGRRPNFGTLQRCDDLDFDQRSARQHEDSGTKSLNLSLVNVVNY